In Bradyrhizobium sp. 195, the sequence CCGGGCAAACCATCCATGTCAATGGCGGCATGGCCATGATCTGATGCTTCGTCCCGCACTGCCCACAGCGGCGGTGCGGGATGCGGCAAACGGCCGTTTCCGGAGCGAAATGAGGCTTGTAGTCAAGGCAATTGAAGTATGATAACCGGACGCTCAACGGATGGGCAAAGAACGCCATTGCAGGTTTTTGAAACCCTGTATATTGGCGATGCGGAGCCTTGGCCGTCGTTCGCCGGGCCCTGTATCGGTTAGGATGGGGCCAATCTAAAGTTCGTAAGCGAAGGCAAGTAACACGACCACGACGGCTCGTATCGTCCCGGGGGGTCGGGTCTACAGGGAACAACACGAGGTTAAGCAATGAGTGACATTGGCGAACGGGTTAAGAAGATCGTGGTCGAACACCTTGGTGTTGAGCCCGAGAAGGTTGTCGACGCCGCGAGCTTCATCGACGACCTCGGCGCCGACAGTCTGGACACCGTCGAACTGGTGATGGCGTTCGAAGAGGAATTCGGTTGCGAGATTCCGGACGACGCTGCGGAAACGATTCTTACCGTCGGCGACGCCACGAAGTTTCTCGAGAAGAACGCGAAGAGCTAAGGCTCTTCATTTTCGCGGGGACAACATTGAAACCGGACGGGCCGCTTCCCAGCGGTCAGCCGGTTTCTTGTTATTGGCCGTGAGTCTTTCGATGCGGAGTTTTCGGATATGAGGCGGGTTGTCGTCACTGGTCTCGGCATGGTGTCGCCGCTCGGCTGCGGCGTCGAACCGACCTGGAAACGCATCCTCAACGGCGAAAGCGGCGCGCGCCGGATCGAGAGCTTCGATGTCTCCGATCTTCAGACAAAATACGCCTGCACCGTCGTGCGCGGCGACGGCACCAACGACACCTTCAATCCCGACAAGTGGATGGAGCCGAAGGACCAGCGCAAGGTCGACGACTTCATCATCTTCGGCATGGCCGCGGCCGGCCAGGCGCTCGACGACGCCAACTGGCACCCCGAAACCGAAGAGGACAAGTGCGCGACCGGAACCATGATCGGATCCGGCATCGGCGGCCTCAGCGGCATCGCTGACACCGCGATCCTCTTGAAGGAGCGCGGACCGCGCCGGGTGTCGCCGTTCTTCATTCCGGGCCGCCTGATCAATCTCGCCTCCGGCTACGTCTCGATCGCGCATGGGCTGAAGGGGCCGAACCATTCGGTGGTCACGGCCTGCTCGACCGGCGCACACGCCGTCGGCGATGCCGCGCGCCTGATCGCGCTGGGCGATGCCGACGTCATGGTCGCAGGCGGCGCCGAGTCGCCGATCAGCCGGATCGGCATTGCCGGCTTCAACGCCGCGCGCGCGCTCTCGACCGGTTTCAACGAGACCCCGGAAAAGGCCTCTCGGCCCTACGACAAGGACCGTGATGGCTTCGTGATGGGCGAGGGCGCCGGCGTCCTGGTGCTGGAAGAGCTCGAGCATGCCAGGCGCCGTGGCGCGAAGATCTATGCCGAGGTGATCGGCTACGGCCTGTCGGGCGATGCCTACCACATCACCTCGCCGTCGCCCGATGGCGATGGCGGCTTCCGCAGCATGTCGGCGGCGCTCAAGCGCGCAGGCCTCACGGCGTCCGATCTCGACTACATCAACGCGCACGGCACCTCGACGCCACTCGGCGACGAGATCGAGCTCGGTGCGGTCGAGCGTCTGCTCGGCAATGCCGCCTCCAGGGTTGCGATGTCCTCGACCAAGTCGTCGACAGGGCATCTCCTCGGCGCCGCCGGTGCGATCGAAGCGATCTTCGCCATTCTCGCGATTCGCGATAATGTCGTGCCGCCGACGATCAACCTCGACAATCCGTCGGTGGAGACTGCGATTGATCTCGTGCCGCATACGGCGAAGAAGCGTGAGGTCAATGTCGCCCTGTCGAACTCGTTTGGTTTTGGCGGTACCAATGCGTCGGTGATCGTCCGGCGTTTGACCAGTTAGTTTGCGTTTGAGACAAATCCACCGTTTTGCCGTATTCGGCGATAGTCATAGAAGTGGGCGCGTGCGTTTGGCAGGGCAAGCGATTGTCAGGTCGCGATTGAACCGGCAGGATTCAGGTTGTTTCGATGAGTGAAAGGCCGCCCATTTCGCCCCGGAGTCCGCGGGCAGCGCTCGAGCCCGACCAACTCCCGCCGCCGCCGAGGCGATCGGAGCGTGCGCGCAATCCTTTCGTGGTCGTCGGCAACGCCATCATCACCCTTCTGCTGATTGCCATGCTCGGCGCCGGCGGCGTGTATTATTACGGCCGGCAGGTGCTCGAGGCGCCCGGACCGCTGAAGGACGACAAGATCGTCAACATCCCGCAGCGCGCAGGCAAGCGTGACATCGCCGAGACGCTGAACCGGGAAGGCGTCACCGACATCAATCCCTGGGTGTTCATCGCCAGCGTCGCCGCCTTGAAGGCGAGCTCGGACCTCAAGCCGGGTGAGTATTCGTTCCAGAAGAACGCATCCTTGCGCGACGTCATCGCCACCATCGTCGAGGGCAAGGTGGTGCAGCATGCGGTCACGATTCCGGAGGGCCTGACCTCCGAGCAGATCGTGGCGCGCCTGTCCGACAACGACATCTTCACCGGCAGCGTCCGCGAGTTGCCGCGCGAGGGCACGCTGCTCCCGGAGACCTACAAGTTCCCGCGCGGCACCCCGCGCGATCAGGTGGTCCAGCGCATGCAGCAGGCGCACAAGCGCGTGCTCGCCGAGATCTGGGAGCGCCGCAATCAGGACATTCCGGTCAAGACGCCGGAGCAGCTGGTGACGCTCGCCTCGATCGTCGAAAAAGAGACCGGCAAGCCCGACGAGCGCAGCCGCGTTGCCGCGGTGTTCGTCAACCGCCTGAAGCAGCGCATCAAGCTGCAGTCCGATCCCACCATCATCTATGGTCTCGTCGGCGGCAAGGGCACGCTGGGCCGGCCGATCAAGCGCAGCGAGATCACGCAGCCTTCGCCGTACAATACCTATGTGATCGAGGGCCTGCCGCCGGGCCCGATCTCCAATCCGGGTCGCGCTTCGCTGGAGGCCGCCGCCAATCCAGCCCGCACCCGCGACCTCTATTTCGTCGCCGACGGCACCGGCGGGCATGCCTTCACCGAGACTTACGACGCGCATCAGAAGAACGTCGCCAAGCTGCGCGCGATGGAAAAGCAGATCCAGAATGACACGGTGGAGCCGGCCGAGGATGCGCCGCCGCCCGCTGCCGCCGCGCCCGGGCCTGCCGATACGCCGACAGCGACGACGCCGGCCCGGCCCAACCAGCAGAAAAAGCAACCGTCACGGCCTGCCAACCCAGCCAATCCCGCGCCGGCGCGGCAGGGCGCGGTGCAACCTTCGCCGCCAGTGGTCCAGCGCTAGGCGCGTTGCAGACCTGCTTGCGGGACTTTGCGGATTCCACTTTCCTGCAAAATAGTCTTAAGATTCGCGTGGCTTGATGCCTCGCGAATCCTGTGTTCCTGGAGAATTTGACCTGATGGCGCTGTCGTCCATGACCGGCTTTGCCCGAAGCCACGGCGCTAGCGGGCCGTACACGTTCGAATGGGAATTGAAGTCGGTCAACGCCAAGGGCTTTGACCTCCGGGTGCGGCTGCCACAGGGGTTCGACGAGCTCGAGGCCCACGCCAAAAAGCGCGCCGCTGAGCTTTTGTCGCGCGGCACCGTCTACGCCAATCTCACCGTCAAGCGCGCCAATGCCGCCGCCACGGTTCGCGTCAACGAGGACGTGCTCAACGCCGTCCTGAAAGCAGCCTCGGTGATCGCCGGCAAGGTCGATGCGGTGGCCCCGAGCATCGACGGCCTGCTCGCCATCAAGGGCGTCGTCGAGGTCGCCGAGCCCGAGGGCGACGAGGAGGAGGACAAGGCGGCCCGTGCCGCTGCCGCCGAGGCCTTCGACAAGGCCCTCGACGAGCTCGTCGCGATGCGCAAGCGCGAGGGCACTTCGCTGGGACAGATCCTGATCCAGCGGGTGGACGAGGTCGAACAGCTGGCGAAAAAGGCGGAAGCTTCGCCCGGCCGCAAGCCGGAGGCGATCAAGGCCAGGCTCGCCGAGCAGATCGCGAGCCTGCTCGACAGCTCGGACCGTTTCGATTCCGACCGCCTGATGCAGGAGGCGATCCTGATCGCCACCAGGGCCGACATCCGCGAGGAGCTCGACCGCATCGCCTCGCACATCGCGCAGGCGCGCGAGCTGATCGGCAAGGGCGGCCCGATCGGCCGCAAGCTCGACTTCCTGGCGCAGGAATTTCACCGCGAGGTCAACACCTGCTGCTCGAAGTCGAACGACATCGAGCTGACCAATACCGGGCTCGCCATGAAGAACGTGGTCGAGCAGTTCCGCGAGCAGGTCCAGAATCTGGAGTGATCGATGACGAGTGGCGGTCACGGAACTGACGGTGTCGAGCGGCGCGGATTGATGTTCGTGCTGTCCTCGCCCTCGGGCGCGGGCAAGACGACGCTGTCGCGCCTCCTGATCGACCGCATGCCCGGCCTGAAAATGTCGGTCTCCGCGACCACGCGGTCGATGCGGCCGGGCGAGGTCAACGGCAAGGACTATTTGTTCCTCGACAAGGCCAAGTTCGACGCGATGGTGAAGGCCGACGAGCTGCTGGAATGGGCCACCGTGTTCGACAACAGCTACGGCACGCCGCGTGCGCCGGTCGAAGCCGCGCTGTCGTCCGGACAGGACGTGCTGTTCGACATCGACTGGCAGGGCACGCAGCAATTGCGTGAAAAGGCGCGCGCCGACGTCGTCAGCGTCTTCATCCTGCCGCCCTCGGTCGCCGATCTCGAAAAGCGCCTGCACTCACGCGCGCAGGATTCCGACGAGGTCATCCGCAAGCGCATGAGCCGCGCTAGCCACGAGATGAGCCACTGGGCCGAGTACGACTACATCGTGATCAACCACGACGTCGACGAGGCCTTCGCCGAGGTGCAGTCGATCCTGAAGGCCGAGCGCCTCAAGCGCGAGCGGCGGACTGGGCTCGTTGGCTTCGTACGAGGTCTGCAAGGTCAGCTTCAGGGCTAGGCTGCGGCAGCCGCGGCCCTTGCTTCGCCAGCCGTTCCAGCATCGCGGTGATCACGTCGACGTCGACGGCTTCCTCGACCTGCACGTCTTGATCGCGATTGGCTTCGCCTTGAGCAGCAGGCTTTTCGTCATCGGCGTGCTTGGCGACGTCCTTGGCGACGTCCTTGGCCGCGAACTGCGGGGGCGATGCCTCGATCTCGAACTCTGCGTTGAAGATGTCGGCCTTGTCGAGCTCCGAGGCGGCGTTGCGAATGGAGGCGGATTGGGCCGCGATCCTGCCGATCTCCCTGGTGAATGCAGCGAGCTGCGCGGTCTGCGGCGGTCGTGCTTCGTCGAAGTCGACCGGGCCCGGCTGCGCGCGCGGCGTGACGGCCGGCGTCGCACCGAGCCAGGGCGCACGGCTTGGGTCATGGTCCTGCGGCGCCCAATCGTCCCAATGCCCGCGGCGGTCGGCGGACTGGGCGCGGACGCGTCCGCCGGCGAAGCGGTAGATGAGGCTGGCGAGGATGCCGGCGAGCGCCAGTGCGCCGCCGATCACGAGCAGCAGCATCTGCAGCGAGCCGGTCGGCTTGTCGGCGCTGCCGTCCACCGCGGCCGGAGCCGTCGGAGCGGGAGGCTTTGCCGGCTTCGCGCTGGGCGGCGCGGCGGCTGCGGCGGGCGCAGGCTGCGGCTGAGGTGCGGGAGAGACGGCCGGCGTGGCGGCGTCGGGCCAGCGCGTGGTGACGGCAGGCTGCTGCGCGGTGTCGGCGACGGGAGCCGTCGGCTGTTGCTGTGGCGCGACGCGCGGGGCACCCGCTGCGGCCGGCGCGGGCGCGGCCGTGTTCGGCGTGGCGGGCACGGCTCCGGTCTGCGACGCAACGTATTCGGCACGCGCGTTCTGCGCGGATTGCGGTGCGGTTGAATCGGTATCTTGCGCGTCGGGCGTCGCCTGCGCGGTCTGGGAGGCTTTGTCGCCGGCGGCGCGCAGATACCAGCACTGCCGCTTGGTCGTGCGTTCGAGGCGATAGTACCAATGCTGCCCCTGCGGCGCGGCGCCCTTCGGCGATGCGAGGCAGTCGGCGGCCGCGTTGGCCGTGCTCGGTGTGTTCGGCGCGTTCTGCGACACGGCGGCCAGTGGCAGGCCGGCAATGACGCTGCCGACCAGCGCGGATACGAATTTTGCGGTGCGGTTGCCCATCCTGGTCTCCCGGTTACGCATGACGCAACTCTTAACCACCCCTTTGTCATCAAAGACTTGGGTGGCAATGAGCCGCAAATCCGGAGAGGATGTGGCTTGAATCGGGCCTGCGCGGCGTTGGTTCCGCGGCGAAGCTGGGCGTTTTGCCGGCGTTATTGCTTGGCTGAAGTCCAGGTTCCGCCGCAGCCGTCGGAGCGCCGCCATGTTCCGGAGCCGCTGCGGCCGGCGAGGCGGCCCGCGCCGGTGAAGGCCACGCCCTGGCCCTGGCCCCGCGTGCTGACCGAGCCGCTCGGGCTGACGGTTCCGCTCACGCCCTCGCCGATGACTCTGCCCGAGGTGACCACAACAGCGCCGCTCGTCGAGCCGCCGCAGCCGACGCTGGTGACGATCCAGGCGCCGTCAAACCCTCCGCCGCCACCACCACCACCACCTCCGCCGCTTCTTCGCGACGACGAGCGCGGCTCATCGGCCGACTTGCTCCGGCGGGCGGACGGGGCCGGCTCGGCCGACCGATCCGAACGCGAGCCGGACAGCGATTTCTCGTCATTTCCGATCGAGCCGCCGGAGCTGCCGGACTGGGCCAAGGCGGAAGGGAGGGAGAAGGCGAGGCTCAGGACGAAGGCGAGGCCAGTCGCGCGCACGGCGGCGTTGGGCATGGTCACAATCCAAAATGAAAAAGGCATCAGCGGCCGGATCCGTCCGCACAGACGGATCCGATAATGCGGCAAGCTTTGCCAGCCTTGCCGCATTCGTCAAGCGCGGCATCCCTGGCGCGCTGCACGCCCTCGCGCTGGACCAGCGACCAGGATTTGTCTGAGATCGCGAAGGCGCCGCAGCTTCTGCCGTAGAAGGAGAGCTCGATCGGGCATTTGGTGCCGGCACAATTGCCGCGCGCATCCGCCACCGCCGCGCGCCGCGAGGCGTGATTCCACGAGATGCCCCATTTGCTGTTGTCGGGCCCATAGACGATCGAGCCCCAGGGCTTGAGATCCTCCATCTTGCGCATGCGCAGCAGCAAGCCCTCGGTCGGCTCCCCATTCGGCGCCATCGAAATCCGCTGCTGGAGTTTTGTGATCGCGCGAGTGAGGCCGTCGGGGGTATCAGGATCGAAATTGAGCTCGTAGAGCCGTTCGCTGAGCTCACTGAGCAGCGCGGCATCGCGCAAGGGCACGCGGTCGGGATCGGCGCGCAGACGCTCCCCTGGCAGGGGATCGGACTGCATCGCCACGACCGGCGGCGGCGCAGTTTGCGTCGGCGGCACGAAGTAAAAGGTACCGTCGATCGGCGAGGACGACACCCATGGCTGCTGCGCGCCCGCGGTGGCGCGCTTCACCGCGAGGCCGACCTGATTGAAGGTCTGGAACACATCGAGGCCCGCGACCCGGATCGTCGTCGCCAGCGCCTTCGTATACGGACTATGACCGTCGCTGCCGTCCTGCGCGACATTGCCGGGCTGGGTCGCATAGGAGATCAGCGTGCCCTCCGGCGCGCGCATCTGCGCAAGGCCGCCATCCGATGATCGCAAGCCGCGTGAGCCGAACGGGTTGTTGCGGCAGGCATCCAGGATGACGAGATTGAGGCGGGTGCCGGAGCCCTGCATCTGGCGCAGCACGAGATTGATGTCGGTCATCTGGAAATCGACGTCGGCCTCGCGCGTCGGATTGGCGCTAACAGGCACGAGGTAGTTGGAGCCGGCGACCT encodes:
- a CDS encoding caspase family protein; translated protein: MRARIFNRVLGLAALALLVVIAEPASAEKRIALVVGNSAYKNITPLDNPSKDARLMAETLSALGFTLVGGRAQLDLDKGAMDIAVQSFGQQVQGADVALFYYAGHGVQVAGSNYLVPVSANPTREADVDFQMTDINLVLRQMQGSGTRLNLVILDACRNNPFGSRGLRSSDGGLAQMRAPEGTLISYATQPGNVAQDGSDGHSPYTKALATTIRVAGLDVFQTFNQVGLAVKRATAGAQQPWVSSSPIDGTFYFVPPTQTAPPPVVAMQSDPLPGERLRADPDRVPLRDAALLSELSERLYELNFDPDTPDGLTRAITKLQQRISMAPNGEPTEGLLLRMRKMEDLKPWGSIVYGPDNSKWGISWNHASRRAAVADARGNCAGTKCPIELSFYGRSCGAFAISDKSWSLVQREGVQRARDAALDECGKAGKACRIIGSVCADGSGR
- the fabF gene encoding beta-ketoacyl-ACP synthase II, with product MRRVVVTGLGMVSPLGCGVEPTWKRILNGESGARRIESFDVSDLQTKYACTVVRGDGTNDTFNPDKWMEPKDQRKVDDFIIFGMAAAGQALDDANWHPETEEDKCATGTMIGSGIGGLSGIADTAILLKERGPRRVSPFFIPGRLINLASGYVSIAHGLKGPNHSVVTACSTGAHAVGDAARLIALGDADVMVAGGAESPISRIGIAGFNAARALSTGFNETPEKASRPYDKDRDGFVMGEGAGVLVLEELEHARRRGAKIYAEVIGYGLSGDAYHITSPSPDGDGGFRSMSAALKRAGLTASDLDYINAHGTSTPLGDEIELGAVERLLGNAASRVAMSSTKSSTGHLLGAAGAIEAIFAILAIRDNVVPPTINLDNPSVETAIDLVPHTAKKREVNVALSNSFGFGGTNASVIVRRLTS
- a CDS encoding YicC/YloC family endoribonuclease — its product is MALSSMTGFARSHGASGPYTFEWELKSVNAKGFDLRVRLPQGFDELEAHAKKRAAELLSRGTVYANLTVKRANAAATVRVNEDVLNAVLKAASVIAGKVDAVAPSIDGLLAIKGVVEVAEPEGDEEEDKAARAAAAEAFDKALDELVAMRKREGTSLGQILIQRVDEVEQLAKKAEASPGRKPEAIKARLAEQIASLLDSSDRFDSDRLMQEAILIATRADIREELDRIASHIAQARELIGKGGPIGRKLDFLAQEFHREVNTCCSKSNDIELTNTGLAMKNVVEQFREQVQNLE
- the mltG gene encoding endolytic transglycosylase MltG, which encodes MSERPPISPRSPRAALEPDQLPPPPRRSERARNPFVVVGNAIITLLLIAMLGAGGVYYYGRQVLEAPGPLKDDKIVNIPQRAGKRDIAETLNREGVTDINPWVFIASVAALKASSDLKPGEYSFQKNASLRDVIATIVEGKVVQHAVTIPEGLTSEQIVARLSDNDIFTGSVRELPREGTLLPETYKFPRGTPRDQVVQRMQQAHKRVLAEIWERRNQDIPVKTPEQLVTLASIVEKETGKPDERSRVAAVFVNRLKQRIKLQSDPTIIYGLVGGKGTLGRPIKRSEITQPSPYNTYVIEGLPPGPISNPGRASLEAAANPARTRDLYFVADGTGGHAFTETYDAHQKNVAKLRAMEKQIQNDTVEPAEDAPPPAAAAPGPADTPTATTPARPNQQKKQPSRPANPANPAPARQGAVQPSPPVVQR
- the gmk gene encoding guanylate kinase, which translates into the protein MTSGGHGTDGVERRGLMFVLSSPSGAGKTTLSRLLIDRMPGLKMSVSATTRSMRPGEVNGKDYLFLDKAKFDAMVKADELLEWATVFDNSYGTPRAPVEAALSSGQDVLFDIDWQGTQQLREKARADVVSVFILPPSVADLEKRLHSRAQDSDEVIRKRMSRASHEMSHWAEYDYIVINHDVDEAFAEVQSILKAERLKRERRTGLVGFVRGLQGQLQG
- a CDS encoding acyl carrier protein, with the protein product MSDIGERVKKIVVEHLGVEPEKVVDAASFIDDLGADSLDTVELVMAFEEEFGCEIPDDAAETILTVGDATKFLEKNAKS